The Rhizoctonia solani chromosome 1, complete sequence sequence CCAAGCTCTACGCGGATGTTGAAGGGACATGTTCCGGGCGGTTCGGGTACATTATCGCCGTTTTGGGCATCGTCGATGTGGGAAAGGTGTGTTTGTTTCATTCGTAACCTGGCGAGGTTTCTTATACTTGGGGTGTAGGGAATGGTGATGAGCGGGACGGGCCAGGCCGAGTTTGTGACCAAGTACCGAGCGATCGTGTTCAAGCCGTTCAAGGGCGAAGTCGTCGATGGGGTCGTGACAAACGTGAACAAGGTGGGGTGTCTTTATTTCTATCCTGCTCACGTTTGAACTCAATGGGGACACATCGGAAAGATGGGATTTTTCGCAGAAGTGGGACCGTTGCAGGTGTTTGTGTCCAGCCACGTACGTTCCCCCATATTCGTTTTGCTTTTCGACTGATACAATGGACAATACCCACCGCTAGTTGATCCATCCAGACATGAAATTCGATCCCAACTCGAATCCACCGTCGTTTGCGTCGGACGACCAGGTAAGTCTGCAACAACGCCAGGGGAGCGAACAGGAATCATGGGAGAGTTGGGGAACTGATGGTCGTGCTTTGGGACACGTAGATTATAGACAAGGGCACGCACGTTCGACTAAAAATCGTCGGCACGCGTGTGGACGCGACTGAAATTGTAGGTCTTTCTCTCTCGCGGCGTCTCCAGATACAAGCGCCCCCACAAACATTGACTGAATGTTTCCAGTTTGCGATTGGAACGATTAAAGAAGACTCGTTGGGCGTTATAGACTAGATCGATATACCTGATTTCCTACCTTGGACACACGTCTGCTCGAGTTGCAAAAAAGAGAACCCCGGTTTTGTATACACATGCAAGCATCATATATAATGTATCATTATTATTCATTCTCGCTCTCGAATCACCCCAGTCCCAAAGCGACTGGCCGTACATTTCGTTCATCCAAGAGACTCCCACATTCATTTCCCACGCAGCAAAATCGTACAAAAACAGTCACACACACACAACCTACAACACGAAAAAAGAGAAAACAAAAAAGAGACACAACAAAAAACGAAAAGGGGACCAGAAACATAATAAGAGCATAGAGTCCAGATTAAGTAAACATATCGTCGAGGATCATAGTTTTACGTCGTTGATGTGTCGGGTGGGCGTGAAGGTGTGGACAGTGTGGAGATGTGGAGTAGATAGCGAGTAGTAGATATACAAGTGGTGGGGACGGGCCCTAGGCAACTTCACCCTCGGCATCCTTGTCTGCGTCTTTTTCCTTGGCGATGCTTCCCTTGCCCTCGACGCTGCCATCGCGCTTTCCATAGTCCCTGGGAAGAACGTCGTAGCGCTTGTCGGCGGCAGCGGGACCATTACTGTCGTAGCTGCGGCCATTCTGCCATCGTGGTGGAGGAGAATACTGGGTGCCGAGCTGGGTCTGGCTCATTTGAGTCGACTGGGTCGTCGGGGGTGGGGGCTGCGTCTGGGTCTGGGACGAAAACGAGGACTGGGGTGGCGGGTGGGCCGACATGGAGAGGTTCTGGGCGAGGACCGAGGCATCGGCCGTGCCCCTGCGCTCAACGCGCTTCATCTTTTTGCGGCATCTAATACGAGTTAGTGGCATGGAAATCGAGGGCTCGGTGCCACTCACCGGTCGCAGACGGTTCCGG is a genomic window containing:
- a CDS encoding DNA-directed RNA polymerase II subunit RPB7 encodes the protein MFFIKELTHRILLHPSYFGPRMTQYLETKLYADVEGTCSGRFGYIIAVLGIVDVGKGMVMSGTGQAEFVTKYRAIVFKPFKGEVVDGVVTNVNKMGFFAEVGPLQVFVSSHLIHPDMKFDPNSNPPSFASDDQIIDKGTHVRLKIVGTRVDATEIFAIGTIKEDSLGVID